ACATCTGGATTATGTGAAACGTTAACGTCTTCTAAACTCATTTCCTCCGCTAATTTTGTAAAGTCCCATAATTTCAATGTATAATCCAAGGAtcctgaaaaaattatattattgatatctgTTTTGTTCAATctatacaaattaatagatGAAGCAAATACCAGAGACTAGAATATTGCCATCTCGACTAAACGATAGGCAATGAATATTGCCTGTATGGCCCGACAAAGCTGCAACAAGATGACCATGTGCCAAATCCCATACAAGTACACGGTGATCAGCACCAGCCGAAGCTAAAAATCGTCCTTCGGTTGAAAAAGCTAAAGAAAAGATTGATCCTTTGTGTCCAGTCATTAATCGAACTTGACTACCAGACACACAATCCCATAATCTCACAGTCATGTCACTTGAACCAGTTGCAACATAATTCGAATTTGGATGAAACTGGattatctataaaaagaataataattgattaatttaaataataatacattatttttaattttaacttacaTCAACATCTGCATAATGCCCAGCAAATATTCGTAATGGTTGATGAACATCGGTTGCCCATAATCTAGCAGTTTTATCACTTGAAGCACTTGCAAAATAATAGCCATGCGATGAGAATCTTACATGCCATACGGGAAATAAATGGCCTTTGTAGCAGACAACACATGTCCATGTATGAAGTGACCATAAGCGtactgaaaaattattataaatcgtaatattactttttttacaattagttatacacaagtaaaattttctgattattaataaatgcaatttttatttatcattccTTTATACAGATTAGATTAGATAttaagaaaagtatttttcatgtctattaaaattacaactttttatgtctttaaaataaaacaaatattaattataatgtaaattttaattgcaatacgTACTTGTTGTATCCTCTGATGATGAAAGCAATAGATTTCTATCTGGACTGAATGAAAGACTATAAATTGGCCCACTATGCCCATATAGACTTCTTGCAGTTTCCGACGTTCGGTCATCCATCATTCTGACCAACACAtcatctataaaatttttcacaatgtaaaataagttaaggaaattctaaattttatatattacctGCTTCCCTTTCAATATCCGCTAATTGTTCGCCCGTTTTCATTAATCTTAGTTTCTGTGGAACCAAGCTCCATATCTTTATGCCAGAGTCACTGAATCCGATAGCTAATAAACTCGAATCTTCCGCTACTTCTGCCGCTGTTACActaaacattaataatgtataacagATATACTTGAAAATAGATATTGAAAAGAaagcttattatttatacttacgTATGAATTGTAttcaataatgtataaaaacatatagaTGGTAGGGTATCAGGTCCTACAATAACTCTTTTTGTTGCTTCTCTCAATGCTTTAACTTTTTCCAATTTATCTGCatcttttctaaattataaaaatgtaatttgtataaaaattaaaataaataatgtattagtAAGATGTATTTATCTTACAAGTTAGGCAAAGGCATCCTGCCTACAGGTGGTGCATTTGGATCTGATTTAGTCTTTTTTGAAAACAAAGGATCTTTTTtagtctttttcttcttcggtTTATCTCCATCTCCGCCACCTGTATCATCCTCTTCTTCCTCAGCCGGTGGTACACACTGAATATCTGGTTCCTTTAGAAGTCCATAATAAACTTTGGTTTTGTTATCtatacaacaattttattaataaacatctTTTCTATAAAgcacaaaatttacaatagtttttgtaaaaataaaagtacttgtaaaagtaaaaagatatttttacctTGTCTAGTAGCTTCGCCTACCATAGCTCCTGATGTTGCATCAATCTGTTGTTTGTTACGAGCAACACCCTCATACATGTCAAAATAAAGATGTTCCtgtatgatatttaataaaacactaTGCTTCTTTTCTTGTAAATGTCGTTTCAGTATGGAAAGAGTGTCCCTTGACATTCTAATTATAAACTGATTAgatctataaataaagattgaaTAAAACAAGTGAACTATATTACTGGTTCAAGTCACACATATTGTTGCTTACTTGAAAGTGTCAGTTAATTCATTCCCCGCCATTTGTTCCCGTTTTGTTACATTggataattttttcaagtcaTCTTGGTAATATTCTTCTAAATTTCCACTGAACTTTTCCATAAGTTGTTTTGCTTCTTCTGAATGGTTATTATAAACTAATTCTAGATACATATGCACCAGAACTGGATATAATATAGTCCCCAATTCATGCTGTAagaaattaatgacaaatattattataaagtaacataaaattataagttcataatattgtgaaaattataaacattttcaccaaatattataattttaacttactttatatatatccAAAGCTCcttctacaaatttttttaattcactgTATGCTTTCTCATACTGTGCAGGGTCTCCTTCACTTTTATAAGCAGAAAGAACACTAGTTACGTCAGAATCTGTTTGATGAGTCTCATCAATTGAAATATCTGTGAGATTAGCTTCCTTTCTAAATAATTCTTCGGTCccctgcaaaaataaaagagcaaattacgttaataacattatctttaattatttgcaataatctacttattatatttgacaaataac
This genomic window from Linepithema humile isolate Giens D197 chromosome 5, Lhum_UNIL_v1.0, whole genome shotgun sequence contains:
- the Taf5 gene encoding transcription initiation factor TFIID subunit 5, which encodes MDNDKNTMLAVLQLLKKYNLKGTEELFRKEANLTDISIDETHQTDSDVTSVLSAYKSEGDPAQYEKAYSELKKFVEGALDIYKHELGTILYPVLVHMYLELVYNNHSEEAKQLMEKFSGNLEEYYQDDLKKLSNVTKREQMAGNELTDTFKSNQFIIRMSRDTLSILKRHLQEKKHSVLLNIIQEHLYFDMYEGVARNKQQIDATSGAMVGEATRQDNKTKVYYGLLKEPDIQCVPPAEEEEDDTGGGDGDKPKKKKTKKDPLFSKKTKSDPNAPPVGRMPLPNLKDADKLEKVKALREATKRVIVGPDTLPSICFYTLLNTIHTVTAAEVAEDSSLLAIGFSDSGIKIWSLVPQKLRLMKTGEQLADIEREADDVLVRMMDDRTSETARSLYGHSGPIYSLSFSPDRNLLLSSSEDTTIRLWSLHTWTCVVCYKGHLFPVWHVRFSSHGYYFASASSDKTARLWATDVHQPLRIFAGHYADVDIIQFHPNSNYVATGSSDMTVRLWDCVSGSQVRLMTGHKGSIFSLAFSTEGRFLASAGADHRVLVWDLAHGHLVAALSGHTGNIHCLSFSRDGNILVSGSLDYTLKLWDFTKLAEEMSLEDVNVSHNPDVKTNAESYLLRTFATKNTSVLALHFSRRNLLLGIGMFDST